In a genomic window of Vairimorpha necatrix chromosome 12, complete sequence:
- a CDS encoding GPI-anchor transamidase has protein sequence MIFLFILFVKMETFSILVNLSRGFQNYRHMTDLCLIHSLLNNNNIITYFQGDIYQDKRNIFPGKIFLNNQDTLKYNLFKDVQLKYTVSCDSSLNDILNGLQGNIPEMKYMKYSDNIFIYICGHGCEGAMKVFNKDWLTKEELMRSIRILKKRVSKIFLVLDTCEAESIISRDTNDVFILTTSQFKEPSLSKGKNNLLGVHTVDEFPFYFSKVVREQRDRDISLDEICKELEKCKFSSTLTWTKNKTFKLKDFFH, from the coding sequence ATGAttttcttgtttattttgttcGTCAAAATGGAGACATTCTCAATTCTTGTGAATCTTTCAAGAGGTTTCCAGAATTATAGACACATGACTGACTTGTGTCTAATACACAGTCTccttaataataataatattattacatATTTTCAGGGGGATATTTACCAGGATAAGAGGAATATCTTCCCAGGGAAGATATTCCTTAATAATCAGGATACTCTAAAGTATAATCTCTTTAAAGACGTACAACTGAAGTATACTGTCTCATGTGATTCATCTCTGAATGATATCCTTAATGGTCTCCAAGGGAATATTCCAGAAATGAAGTATATGAAATATTCTGACAATATCTTCATATACATTTGTGGACACGGATGTGAGGGAGCCATGAAggtttttaataaagacTGGCTCACTAAAGAAGAATTAATGAGGAGTATAAGGATACTTAAAAAGAGAGTAAGTAAGATCTTCTTAGTACTTGATACATGTGAAGCAGAAAGTATTATAAGTCGAGATACTAATGATGTCTTTATTCTGACTACTAGTCAGTTTAAAGAACCAAGTCTGAGTAAAGGGAAGAATAATCTACTGGGAGTCCACACAGTGGACGAGTTCCCTTTCTATTTTAGTAAAGTAGTCAGGGAACAGAGAGACAGAGACATTTCCCTTGACGAGATATGTAAAGAATTAGagaaatgtaaatttaGTTCAACATTGACCTGGACAAAGAACAAGACCTTTAAACTTAAAGATTTCTTCCATTAA